The nucleotide window GACGCATCAACGCCGACGAAGATTTCAAGGGAAAGAAAGTGGCGACGCCTCAGTTTGGCAACACGCAAGACGTCGCGGCACGCTCGTGGCTGCGATCCAGGGGGCATCGAGTCACCATGACCGGGGGCGACGTTTTGGTCGTCCCGACGTCCAACCCGGACCAGCTCGCGCTCTTCCAAAAAGGCGAGTTGGATGCGGTATGGACGGTTGAACCCTGGGTGACCCGACTGATGCTTGAAGCCAAGGGCAAGGTCTATTTCGAGGAAAGCAAGCTTTGGCCGGAAACCAGGGGGCAATACGTCACGACCCATTTGGTCAGCAGCGTGCGGTTTCTCAAGGAGCGGCCTGACCTTCTCAAAAAGTGGATCGCCGCGCACGTTGAACTGACGGATTGGATCAATCGGAATCCTGACGACGCCAAAAGGGCGCTTAACGAGGAAATCAAAGCGGAAACCACGCGCGCCCTCCCGCAGACCATACTCGACAGCGCGTGGAAGCGCCTGGAACTTACGCCGGATCCGATTCGTGCGTCGCTCTTAAAGTCCGCCGAAGACGCGCATCGAATCGGCTTCCTCCGCCAGAAACCCGACCTTTCGCGCATTTACGAATTGAGGCTGCTGAACGAAGTGCTCAGAGAAAAAGGCCCGCAGCAGGAAGTGCTTCCATGAGCGTCGATACCGAACTGCTCAACGTCCCTCCCGAAAAACTGGTCGTGGAAGGAGTGTCCAAAACCTTCCGGACCCAGCGCGGCTCGGTGCATGCGCTGGACAACGTCACTTTGCACGTGCGTGAGGGCGAATTCGTCTGCCTGGTCGGCCCGAGCGGTTGCGGCAAATCGACTTTGCTCAACATCATCGCTGGCCTGGAGATGCCAGATACCGGCAAAGTCCTGGCTGACGGCAAAGCGGTGACCGGCGCCGGCAGCGACCGGATGATGATGTTCCAAGAATCGGCGCTCTTTCCCTGGCTGGATGTGATGGGCAACGTTCTTTTTGGCCTGAAGCTCAAGCCCAATCTGGGGAACAAAGAGCGCCGCGAGGTCGCCAGATTTTACCTGCATCTGGTCGGGTTGGACAAATTCATGCGCTCGAACATTCATGAATTGTCGGGGGGCATGAAACAACGCGTGGCTCTGGCTCGGGCTCTGGCGCCGAACCCTCGCGTCCTGTTAATGGACGAACCGTTCGCTTCCCTTGACGCTTTGACGCGCGAACAACTTTACGGCGATATCCAGGGAATCTGGGCGAAACGCCAGAAAACAATTGTCTTCGTGACTCACAACGTCCGGGAAGCCGCCTGTCTGGGCGATCGGGTGGTTTTATTCTCGCCGCATCCCGGACGCATCCAGGAGCAGTTCACGGTCGATCTCCCAAGGCCGCGCGACATCAGCAGCGTCGATCTGGCCAAATATTCCACGGAGATCACGCGCGCGTTGAAGCGCCATTTGAAGACCGAGACGTTGGAGGTGACCGAATGAAGCGATGGATGGTTTTCGCGCTCTTTTTCGCGGTGGTGGTTGGCATCTGGGAAATCTTGGTGCGCGAAGGGATCTGGCCGCCGGTGATGGCCCCATCGCCGCTGGGGATTGGGAAATATTTTTTTGAATCCATCAAAGACCGCTCTCTGCTGGACGCCAGCTTCATCACTTTGAAACGGCTCCTGCTCGGATATGCCATTGGCCTGGGAGCCGGCCTGCCCTTGGGATTGCTGAACGCGCGATTCAAATTCTGTGAAGATACCATCGGACTGCTAGCTCTGGGTTTGCAGACGTTGCCTAGCGTTTGTTGGGCGCCGCTGGCGTTGCTCTGGTTTGGCCAGACCGAAGCTGCCATTTTCTTCATCGTTATCATGGGATCCGTTTGGTCCATCATCCTGGCCACGGACGCGGGAGTTCGCAACGTGCCCCCTATTTACGCTCGCGCGGCACGGACCATGGGTTCGTCCGGTCTTCACACGTGGTTCAAGGTCATTTTCCCGGCCTCGCTACCTTTCATCGTCAGCGGTATGAAGCAGGGCTGGGCCTTTTCCTGGCGTTCCTTGATGGCGGCGGAGATTTACGTGACCATCATGACCGGAATTGGGCTCGGCCAAGTCCTGCACTATGGTCGCGAACTGCATGAAATGGACCAGGTCCTCGGCATTATGATCGTGATTGTTCTCATCGGGTTGTTGGCAGACAAAATCCTGTTCTCGCCGATGGAGCGTTTCTTGCATCGGCGCTGGGGAACGGCGAAGTAGAGTTTTTCTCAACTAACGCCTTGACCCAATGACCATTCAACGTGTCTGCGTTTACTGCGCGTCGAGCCGCCAAATTGACGCCGCGTATCTGAAAGCTGCGAATCGGCTTGGCCAGGTGCTTGCGCAGCATTCCGTGACCATCGTGTATGGCGGTGGAGCGGTGGGTTCGATGGGCCAGCTCGCAGACGGCGCCCTCGCCGAGGGCGGAAAGGTGATCGGCATTCTGCCGCGCTTCATGAACGACCTGGAATGGGGGCACAAAGGTCTGACGGAACTGCGGTTGGTCCACGATCTCCATGAACGCAAGCGCCTCATGATCGGAGGCGCCGATGCGGTCATCGCGCTGCCGGGCGGTTGCGGAACGCTGGAAGAACTGTTCGAGGCTATCACATGGAAACGCCTGGGGCTCTACTTCAATCCTATCGTGATCGTGAACACGCGCGATTTCTTCCGGCCCGCCTTGGAGTTGCTTGAGCGCTGCATCCAGGAGCGCTTCATGGATCCAAGGCATCGGGAGTTGTGGAGCGCGGCTGAACTGCCGGAGGATGTGATTCCCGCGATTCAAAATGCGCCACGCTGGCCAGCCGAAGCCCGCGAATTCGCGGCGATTTGAAAACGCCGGCATCCCATATCCCAATCTCCAGAAAGAATTTTGAAGAAAAGAGTTGAAATGTGGTTACATGTGACTACATTGGGCGCGTGAAGAGAAAAAAGACATTCCAATTCCCGGAGCATGTGCCATCAGCCATGATCTTGAAAGAGACCGTGGCTCTGCCTGGGGTAGGCCTTTCGATTCCAGTGCGGGCCGCGAAGGCCAAGCTTTCGGCGCTCCTGGAGCTGGTGGCAAGCGGACGCGAGATCACCATCACCAGCGATGGCAACCCGAAGGCGGTGCTTTCGCCAGTGCACAAACCGGCTCGCAAAAAATTCACCGGCACCTGGGAACATCTCAAGACGATGCCCGTGCAAACCGCGGGTCCGTTCGCGGAGGAAATCATTCGCGCTGATCGTGATGGTCGAGGCTGGTAAGGTCCATGTACCTCGACTCGTGCGTCATTGTCAAACTGGTCAGTCGCGAACCGGAAAGCGAAGCGTATCACCGCCTGGTGATCGGCCAATTCCTTGTTACATCGGAACTGGCCGTGGCGGAGGTTCGATCCGCCCTGCTCAGCAAAGAGCGGGCAGGGCGGATTTCCCGTCGCGACCGCCTTACTGGTTGGGCCTTGTTTCAGGAGAAGGTCCGCGATCAAGAGTTCTTGTTGCTTCCTCTGGATCGCCATGTGATCGAGCGGGCGGGCGCTGTCATTGAACAATGCCATCCGCAAGTGCCGCTCCGAACTTTCGATGCGATTCATGTTGCAACTGCGGAATTACATGGTGGCGATCAAATGTGCAGCAGTGACCAGCGTGTCTGCGACGCGTCGGATTTGATCGGGCTCTCGCTTATTCGGCTCCCGCAAGCAGAATAGCTCCGGGAGAAATTCTTCGTCCTGAGTTCGCCAGAACGGTCTCCCAAAACGAGAAAGCATCGAAACGGCTGTTTGCTCCAAGTTCGATCCGGCAAAAGGTGGATTCGATCCCAAAACGAGCCTGCTGGAATTCCACACTTTGGCATTTCACCCCCTGATCCCTCAGACTGCCCCTCGCCGAACGCCTGTCGCCCCTCGGCGGTTTCGATCCCTCGGTTCCTGGGAGAAAAATATCTCACTGGCGCGCCATGTCAGTGCCGGAACAGATTGCCAATAACGCTGGCCTCGGGACCGTAAGTTGCGAGCCTGGTCTTGCGGTCTATGGAGCAGGAATGCCTCGATGTCTGTTTGCCGGCAGGTTTTCCAGTGTCGCCATGCGCTGCTTGCCGCAGACGGAAAAGAATAGCATGATTCCTTTGCTGGCCTTCAAGGCCATGACTCATGACTGCTGAGAATACTCCACCGATCGGCAATGGGCCGAAAAGAAAATACTTCCGCGCGGTTGGCCCGCGCCTGCGAGTTTTGCTGTTCTTTGTCTTTGGACTGGTCGCAATCCTTGGCGCCAATTCCGCCTATCTTCTCAGCGTTACGATTCTGGAATGGGCCACGAAGCTGACTTACCAGAATTATTTCTATCAGTACA belongs to Verrucomicrobiota bacterium and includes:
- a CDS encoding ABC transporter substrate-binding protein, which encodes MLNELNGLRGLAWTASVLRAGFTKLLGIFVGLGLTAAQTVEAEKIVVRVGHFPNLTHAQAVIAHGLSRQGKGWFEQRLGPGIEIQWFVYNAGPSAMEAIFTKAIDLTYVGPSPAINAHLKARGEEIRIVAGACSGGAALVVQPDGRINADEDFKGKKVATPQFGNTQDVAARSWLRSRGHRVTMTGGDVLVVPTSNPDQLALFQKGELDAVWTVEPWVTRLMLEAKGKVYFEESKLWPETRGQYVTTHLVSSVRFLKERPDLLKKWIAAHVELTDWINRNPDDAKRALNEEIKAETTRALPQTILDSAWKRLELTPDPIRASLLKSAEDAHRIGFLRQKPDLSRIYELRLLNEVLREKGPQQEVLP
- a CDS encoding ABC transporter ATP-binding protein, which codes for MSVDTELLNVPPEKLVVEGVSKTFRTQRGSVHALDNVTLHVREGEFVCLVGPSGCGKSTLLNIIAGLEMPDTGKVLADGKAVTGAGSDRMMMFQESALFPWLDVMGNVLFGLKLKPNLGNKERREVARFYLHLVGLDKFMRSNIHELSGGMKQRVALARALAPNPRVLLMDEPFASLDALTREQLYGDIQGIWAKRQKTIVFVTHNVREAACLGDRVVLFSPHPGRIQEQFTVDLPRPRDISSVDLAKYSTEITRALKRHLKTETLEVTE
- a CDS encoding ABC transporter permease, whose product is MKRWMVFALFFAVVVGIWEILVREGIWPPVMAPSPLGIGKYFFESIKDRSLLDASFITLKRLLLGYAIGLGAGLPLGLLNARFKFCEDTIGLLALGLQTLPSVCWAPLALLWFGQTEAAIFFIVIMGSVWSIILATDAGVRNVPPIYARAARTMGSSGLHTWFKVIFPASLPFIVSGMKQGWAFSWRSLMAAEIYVTIMTGIGLGQVLHYGRELHEMDQVLGIMIVIVLIGLLADKILFSPMERFLHRRWGTAK
- a CDS encoding TIGR00730 family Rossman fold protein gives rise to the protein MTIQRVCVYCASSRQIDAAYLKAANRLGQVLAQHSVTIVYGGGAVGSMGQLADGALAEGGKVIGILPRFMNDLEWGHKGLTELRLVHDLHERKRLMIGGADAVIALPGGCGTLEELFEAITWKRLGLYFNPIVIVNTRDFFRPALELLERCIQERFMDPRHRELWSAAELPEDVIPAIQNAPRWPAEAREFAAI
- a CDS encoding type II toxin-antitoxin system prevent-host-death family antitoxin; this translates as MKRKKTFQFPEHVPSAMILKETVALPGVGLSIPVRAAKAKLSALLELVASGREITITSDGNPKAVLSPVHKPARKKFTGTWEHLKTMPVQTAGPFAEEIIRADRDGRGW
- a CDS encoding type II toxin-antitoxin system VapC family toxin — its product is MYLDSCVIVKLVSREPESEAYHRLVIGQFLVTSELAVAEVRSALLSKERAGRISRRDRLTGWALFQEKVRDQEFLLLPLDRHVIERAGAVIEQCHPQVPLRTFDAIHVATAELHGGDQMCSSDQRVCDASDLIGLSLIRLPQAE